The segment AATTCGCTAATGTCGGTAAAACTTGCTGAATATTTGTTCGCAGCCACTTTTCGCTGTCCTCTGCGTTGATCTTGCCAAAAGGGTCTGTGAGAACACGGCTAACTTGACCCAAACGCAAACTACCATCTTGAAACTGAACCGCACCCACATCTAAAATCGGTGGTACTGGTTCATTAGGCACTTGCCATAATTCATCAACTTTAGTAGATTCTGCTTCTAACCAAAATCGTTGCAGATTTGCTGGCATGATTAAAGTGCGTAAATTCAACTCAACAGGTGGGGTTTCAATTACCTCAGCATGGGTAAAATACAGTTTCATAGGAATACCAGCTGATTTTAGTAACTGTCTGCTAAAGCCACCCACGCAAATCACCACATTATTACTATGATAAGTGTCAATATTTGTTCGTACACCCGTCAACTTCATACCTGCGTTAGAAGACGAGATAGTCTGCAAATCGATCACCTGAGCAATTTGCATTTCACCCCCAGCACGCAGAAACGCTTGAATATAGCCCTGTGTCGTCTTTTCTGGGTTTATATGACCATGTTTAACAGTCAAAGCCCCGGCGATCGCTTCTGGATTCAGCAGTGGTTCCAACTCACAAGCTTCCTTTATATTGAGTAACCGTGGTGGAATAGCCACATGATTATAGGATGCAGCAGCAGCTTGTGAGTCCGTATCGGCGGCAATCGTGAGTAATAAGTCTAGTTCCCGAAACTCAGTCTCAGCGTCCAACTCTAAATCCAAGTTCTGGTAAAGAGCGATCGCCTCTTCACACAGTTGGCGCGCGAGTGGCGTACTCCCAGACCAATAAGCCAGCCCACCATAACTATAGCGAGTTGCATTCTCCGGTATGCCGTTTTGTTCTAACAAGAGTACAGTAAAACCTGTTTGTGCCATTTCGTAAGCGATCGCTGCACCCGTAATTCCAGCCCCAACCACAATCCAGTCATAGTTC is part of the Nodularia sp. LEGE 06071 genome and harbors:
- a CDS encoding NAD(P)/FAD-dependent oxidoreductase, translated to MKNYDWIVVGAGITGAAIAYEMAQTGFTVLLLEQNGIPENATRYSYGGLAYWSGSTPLARQLCEEAIALYQNLDLELDAETEFRELDLLLTIAADTDSQAAAASYNHVAIPPRLLNIKEACELEPLLNPEAIAGALTVKHGHINPEKTTQGYIQAFLRAGGEMQIAQVIDLQTISSSNAGMKLTGVRTNIDTYHSNNVVICVGGFSRQLLKSAGIPMKLYFTHAEVIETPPVELNLRTLIMPANLQRFWLEAESTKVDELWQVPNEPVPPILDVGAVQFQDGSLRLGQVSRVLTDPFGKINAEDSEKWLRTNIQQVLPTLANLPGTWHHCLVAFSSDRLPLIGAIPGFEGVHIFSGFSNPLVIVPPLARRFANFLAGKEDEIITQLSPGRE